A section of the Deltaproteobacteria bacterium genome encodes:
- a CDS encoding ribosome maturation factor RimP, which translates to MDIAALLENVEKIVNPVVESLGLELIEREFILDQGRWILRLYIDREGKGVTIDDCETVSRALEPVLDVEDIIPQKYFLEVSSPGIDRPLRRPKDFERFAGSFVKLDTNEKLGDRHHFSGILKGLRNNQIVLQEGEQEWQIPFESLKKAKIRSEELWQQKQKRK; encoded by the coding sequence ATGGATATAGCCGCTCTTTTAGAAAATGTTGAAAAGATTGTGAATCCGGTTGTGGAGAGTCTGGGTTTGGAGCTCATTGAAAGGGAGTTTATTCTCGATCAGGGGCGTTGGATTTTGCGGTTGTATATCGACCGCGAAGGAAAAGGCGTCACGATAGATGATTGCGAGACCGTCTCACGGGCTCTGGAACCGGTTTTGGATGTGGAAGATATCATCCCCCAAAAATATTTTTTGGAGGTTTCTTCCCCGGGAATAGACCGTCCTTTAAGACGACCCAAAGATTTTGAACGGTTTGCAGGAAGTTTTGTCAAACTGGATACGAATGAAAAATTGGGAGACCGACATCATTTTTCAGGAATTTTGAAAGGTTTGCGTAACAATCAGATTGTTCTCCAAGAGGGAGAACAGGAGTGGCAGATCCCGTTCGAGTCGCTGAAAAAAGCGAAGATAAGGAGTGAAGAATTATGGCAACAAAAGCAAAAACGAAAGTAA
- the nusA gene encoding transcription termination/antitermination protein NusA, with product MATKAKTKVKTKPQPKNKMFQELDRVLDQISRDKNIPKEKLTEAIESAFLSAARKKWGHLGELEAHYNQENGEIELFQFKTVAEKVEDHNTQMSVAEGYELDPEAQVGDSLGVKMDPSEFGRIAAQAAKQVIIQKVREAERDLIYNEYKDRVGELVTGVVRRYEKGDLVIDLGRTEASVPRSEQVPAELYKIGDRVQAYFVEINPHRASMLVLSRRHPNLVRKLFEMEVPEVADGTVTIKNVAREPGVRAKIGVYSKDSDVDPVGACVGMKGSRVQSVVQELRGEKIDIVTWDEDPARFVCNAIAPAEVVKVIIKERERSMDVVVPDDQLSLAIGRKGQNVRLAAQLTGWNIDVFSETKVEELATRCKGVLTKVLGLDDSTAIILYAHGFRYFEDIAKADWETFKVVPGVGEERLKEIQAVAQKAVQDGTTTEQMMATLFSGNLFDKKEESKTSETPVETPVAVTEEHHKIS from the coding sequence ATGGCAACAAAAGCAAAAACGAAAGTAAAAACAAAACCCCAACCAAAAAATAAAATGTTTCAGGAACTCGACCGAGTTCTGGATCAAATTTCAAGAGACAAAAATATTCCGAAAGAAAAACTGACAGAAGCCATTGAATCGGCTTTTCTAAGTGCCGCGCGCAAAAAATGGGGACACTTGGGAGAACTCGAAGCCCATTACAATCAGGAAAATGGCGAAATCGAACTTTTTCAATTTAAAACCGTCGCAGAGAAAGTGGAAGACCACAACACACAAATGAGCGTAGCAGAAGGATATGAACTGGATCCCGAAGCTCAGGTTGGAGACAGTTTGGGTGTGAAAATGGATCCTTCCGAGTTTGGGCGCATCGCCGCTCAAGCCGCAAAACAGGTTATCATCCAAAAGGTCAGAGAAGCGGAACGTGATCTTATTTATAATGAATACAAAGACCGTGTCGGAGAATTGGTCACGGGTGTTGTGCGCCGTTATGAAAAAGGCGATTTGGTGATCGATCTGGGACGCACCGAAGCCAGCGTTCCGCGCAGTGAACAGGTCCCGGCGGAACTTTATAAAATTGGGGATCGTGTGCAGGCCTATTTTGTGGAGATCAATCCGCATCGTGCTTCCATGTTGGTTCTTTCAAGACGTCATCCCAATCTGGTGCGCAAACTTTTCGAAATGGAAGTCCCCGAAGTGGCCGATGGCACTGTCACCATTAAAAATGTGGCGAGAGAACCGGGTGTGCGAGCCAAGATTGGTGTTTATTCAAAAGATTCGGATGTGGATCCCGTGGGAGCTTGCGTGGGCATGAAAGGTTCCCGCGTTCAGAGTGTCGTTCAGGAATTAAGAGGTGAGAAAATAGATATTGTGACGTGGGATGAAGATCCGGCCCGTTTTGTTTGCAATGCCATTGCTCCCGCTGAAGTGGTCAAAGTGATTATCAAAGAAAGAGAACGTTCGATGGATGTGGTGGTTCCGGACGATCAGTTGTCTTTGGCCATCGGTCGCAAAGGACAGAACGTCCGCTTGGCCGCTCAGTTGACCGGTTGGAATATCGACGTCTTCAGTGAAACCAAAGTGGAAGAACTGGCCACCCGTTGCAAAGGAGTACTCACAAAAGTACTGGGACTCGATGATAGCACCGCTATCATTTTATACGCTCACGGTTTTCGCTATTTTGAAGACATTGCCAAGGCAGATTGGGAAACTTTCAAAGTGGTTCCCGGTGTTGGCGAAGAACGTCTAAAAGAAATTCAAGCCGTCGCTCAAAAAGCGGTGCAGGATGGAACAACGACGGAACAGATGATGGCCACGCTTTTTTCCGGCAATTTGTTTGATAAAAAAGAAGAATCCAAAACATCTGAGACGCCGGTTGAAACACCCGTTGCCGTAACAGAAGAGCATCATAAAATATCGTAA